A single genomic interval of Armatimonadota bacterium harbors:
- a CDS encoding recombinase family protein → MPLRYLLYARKSTDREDRQVQSLDDQISVMRDIASRFGMDLITELTESMSAKEPGKRPVFAEMLRMFERGEADALLCWNVNRLSRNPVDSGQIQWLLQKEAIKEIRTVDRVFLPGDNALLFSIETGQANQYIRELVQNVNRGMQSRAERGWCSHMAPEGYRNVGGEVVADPERLPLITRLFKDALAGQTSVPKLLIRLNDEWGYRTKPGRRTPAGKLSRAGFYKILKNPFYSGYFRYCGRLYEGKHPAVITWDEHERVLELLGLRKPAPRTQEFAYSLTVRCGACGRYICGTRKSKLVRSIGGMRDYVYYYCTNSECTGRSKNSITEQTLEGQIADRLRGITVRPEFVEFAKNEIDCLAAADETESETRRATLRAAGNRVRQQMERLLDLRLAGLIDDNEYQMKKEYLDRELEGLQAKERDVNASVRSSWRVVADTLEFAATAHARLPHSDARTKRQLAQKLGASYILQEGQLTIVTSGLLTQIEESYPALEREFDALEPADRCSLSTKKGPVGPIASTWWTIVTAIRTAVLYEGG, encoded by the coding sequence ATGCCCCTACGTTACCTGCTGTATGCCCGGAAGTCGACCGACCGTGAAGATCGCCAAGTTCAATCGCTTGACGATCAGATTTCGGTGATGCGCGACATCGCCAGCCGATTTGGTATGGATCTGATCACTGAACTCACAGAATCGATGTCAGCAAAAGAACCTGGGAAACGTCCGGTCTTCGCAGAGATGCTTCGGATGTTCGAGCGAGGAGAGGCTGACGCGCTACTGTGCTGGAATGTGAATCGGCTTTCGCGAAACCCCGTCGACAGCGGTCAAATCCAGTGGCTACTGCAGAAGGAGGCTATCAAGGAGATTCGCACGGTGGACCGGGTCTTTCTACCAGGCGACAATGCTCTGCTGTTCTCCATCGAGACTGGGCAGGCTAACCAGTACATCCGTGAACTGGTCCAAAATGTCAATCGCGGCATGCAGAGCCGCGCTGAACGGGGGTGGTGCTCGCATATGGCGCCCGAAGGCTACCGAAACGTGGGCGGAGAGGTGGTCGCCGACCCCGAGCGACTCCCGCTCATAACCCGTCTGTTCAAGGACGCGTTGGCCGGGCAAACGTCGGTCCCAAAACTACTGATCCGCCTGAATGATGAATGGGGCTACCGCACGAAGCCGGGCCGACGTACGCCCGCCGGCAAACTGTCCCGCGCCGGCTTTTACAAGATACTGAAGAATCCGTTCTATTCAGGCTACTTCCGCTACTGTGGCAGGCTGTATGAAGGGAAGCACCCGGCGGTGATAACCTGGGATGAGCACGAACGAGTGCTTGAATTGCTCGGATTGAGGAAGCCCGCGCCCCGTACACAGGAGTTCGCCTATAGTCTCACCGTACGCTGCGGGGCCTGCGGCCGGTACATTTGCGGTACGCGTAAGTCAAAGCTGGTGCGTAGCATTGGGGGTATGCGGGACTATGTTTATTACTACTGCACCAACAGCGAGTGCACCGGAAGGTCGAAGAATAGCATCACCGAGCAGACACTCGAAGGACAGATAGCGGACAGGCTCCGCGGTATCACAGTGCGGCCGGAGTTCGTGGAGTTCGCCAAGAACGAGATCGATTGCTTGGCTGCGGCCGATGAAACCGAGTCCGAGACTCGCCGAGCCACTTTGCGCGCGGCAGGAAACCGGGTTCGGCAGCAAATGGAACGATTGCTCGATCTGCGCTTGGCCGGACTAATAGACGACAACGAATACCAAATGAAAAAGGAGTACCTCGACCGCGAACTGGAGGGCTTGCAAGCGAAAGAGCGCGATGTGAATGCTTCAGTACGGTCAAGTTGGCGCGTGGTTGCCGACACACTGGAGTTCGCCGCAACCGCACACGCTCGTTTGCCCCACAGTGACGCTAGAACCAAACGCCAACTGGCGCAAAAACTAGGGGCGAGCTACATTCTACAGGAGGGCCAGCTGACAATTGTCACCAGTGGGCTCCTTACACAGATCGAGGAAAGCTACCCGGCGCTGGAACGTGAATTTGACGCACTAGAACCGGCGGATCGGTGCTCTCTGAGCACAAAAAAGGGGCCAGTTGGCCCCATCGCGTCTACGTGGTGGACCATAGTAACCGCCATTAGAACTGCCGTGCTCTACGAGGGAGGCTGA
- a CDS encoding helix-turn-helix transcriptional regulator has translation MTHTFPRLLYNRIWAVMQHTARYSFEGQARLAVDAGVSKSAISRLLSGESVTSYPVILAVVSSLERHLGRKLDLREVISTDDTYPTFSVCRLVGCKGCLPEEAYDDEGNRTAAFAGVKPGEWRTTKPLNGEAQ, from the coding sequence ATGACGCATACGTTCCCACGTTTGCTATACAATCGAATCTGGGCGGTGATGCAGCACACCGCCCGCTACAGCTTTGAGGGCCAGGCTCGGCTAGCAGTCGACGCCGGCGTCTCCAAGTCCGCAATAAGCCGATTGCTGTCCGGTGAGTCGGTTACGTCTTATCCGGTCATTTTGGCGGTGGTGAGCTCGTTGGAGAGGCATCTGGGCCGGAAGCTCGATCTGCGCGAGGTCATCTCGACCGATGACACCTATCCGACGTTTTCGGTATGCCGACTGGTCGGCTGCAAGGGCTGTCTGCCGGAAGAGGCCTACGACGATGAGGGAAATCGTACGGCGGCGTTTGCCGGCGTGAAGCCTGGGGAATGGCGCACGACCAAACCGTTGAACGGGGAGGCACAGTGA